A single Gemmatimonadota bacterium DNA region contains:
- a CDS encoding DNA polymerase III subunit alpha, whose product MSSFVHLHNHTHYSLLDGASRIEDLAETAKAFDMPAIAMTDHGNMFGAVEFYKTVTAAGLRPIIGCELYLAPGSRKEKRPVRSGDRLDRSAQTTHFVVLAKNATGYRNLMKLTSAGYLEGFYYKPRVDMELLEKHSEGLIATSACAKGPLANLVVDGQIDRARSKCGQLKEIFGSDFYLEIQDHGLEFDKTINNAMIDFSREFDLPIVATNDAHYLKRGDAPAQDVLVCIQTGKELNDPKRLRFATDSLYFKNTEEMSQLFGHVSGALANTVSIAESIEFELEMGQFKFPHFPLPEGYDSADAYLHKLSYDGMEKRYDTVTPELKARLEYELGVISQMGYPSYFLIVEDIARFAAEQGIPLMTRGSGLGCMVAYVLGITNIDPIEYGLLFERFLNPERVSMPDIDIDLADRERDKVINYVVEKYGKNSVAQIITFGTMGAKAAIRDVGRVLGMSYGDVDRVAKLVPGELKITLDRAIDQVPELKQMADGGGTEGQLIQYARTLEGLARHASVHAAGVVITPGELTDYVPLYKPSNKDTIVTQYPGELMEDIGLPKMDFLGLQNLSVIQDALAIIKDTTGDEIELDDIPLDDAKTLDLFRRGETTGIFQFHSGWLHEFLRRLRPDGVDDLIAMNALCRPGPLNGGVVDDYIDRKHGRKEVTYHHAVMETALKETYGLIVYQEQAMQIARDMAGYTLGRADFLRKAMAKKQPEVMAEERRNFVDGAVENGIERGIAEEVFGLIEYFGGYAFNKSHSAGYAVLAFQEAYLKVHYPVPFMAALLSNTMSNTEEIVVLINECRKMGIEVLPPDVNRSDKTFVVEGRSIRFGLCAIKNVGQSAVESIVEARKEHGTFEDVFGLCEHIDLRLVNKRVLESLIQAGACDSLEGHRAQLMDVLDSVIEGAQTRQQARDKGQTSLFDLDGMGGSAGLEVHKPVLPMIPRWAASEELGLEKELLGFYVTGHPLKEYEEDLRAFTTAEMRRLELANGRQDSVVVGGIVTEIKPIVDRNGKTMAFVTLEDFSGAGEVLVFSEPYALYRDLVSIDALILVNGHLSKKEEDNKVIASEIIALTDARDRLARSVVVSMEYEQVGDENLASLKDVLETYPGKCDVVLEVSTADHGEIGVRAGNHIQVRPTDELLKTLRESTGAKRVRLAGAPAHSGESGWKPVEMNGRKRNGRGRWNGDGRGTGK is encoded by the coding sequence GTGTCCTCGTTCGTACACCTGCACAACCATACCCATTACAGCCTCCTCGACGGCGCCAGCCGCATCGAAGATCTCGCCGAGACCGCCAAAGCCTTCGACATGCCCGCCATCGCCATGACCGACCATGGCAACATGTTCGGCGCCGTGGAGTTCTACAAGACGGTCACGGCCGCGGGCCTGAGGCCGATCATCGGTTGCGAGCTGTACCTGGCCCCGGGCAGCCGGAAGGAAAAGCGCCCGGTCCGGAGCGGTGACCGGCTCGATCGGTCGGCCCAGACGACGCACTTCGTCGTGCTCGCCAAGAACGCGACCGGCTACCGGAACCTGATGAAGCTCACCTCCGCCGGGTACCTCGAGGGGTTCTACTACAAGCCCCGGGTGGACATGGAGCTTCTGGAGAAGCACAGCGAAGGGCTGATCGCCACGTCCGCCTGCGCCAAGGGGCCGCTGGCCAACCTGGTGGTGGATGGCCAGATCGACCGGGCGCGGTCGAAATGCGGTCAGCTCAAGGAAATCTTCGGATCCGATTTCTACCTGGAGATCCAGGACCACGGACTGGAGTTCGACAAGACCATCAACAACGCGATGATCGATTTCTCCCGGGAGTTCGACCTCCCCATCGTCGCGACCAACGACGCCCACTATCTGAAGCGGGGCGATGCACCCGCCCAGGACGTTTTGGTCTGCATTCAGACCGGGAAGGAACTGAACGACCCCAAACGGCTCAGGTTCGCCACGGATTCGCTCTACTTCAAGAACACCGAGGAGATGAGCCAGCTGTTCGGCCATGTCTCCGGCGCCCTGGCAAACACGGTCTCCATCGCCGAGTCCATCGAATTCGAGCTGGAAATGGGCCAGTTCAAGTTTCCCCACTTCCCTTTGCCTGAAGGATATGACAGCGCGGACGCCTACCTGCACAAGTTGTCTTACGACGGGATGGAGAAGCGGTACGACACCGTCACCCCCGAATTGAAGGCCCGCCTCGAATACGAACTGGGCGTCATCAGCCAGATGGGCTATCCGAGCTACTTCCTCATCGTCGAGGATATCGCCCGGTTCGCCGCGGAGCAGGGCATCCCGCTCATGACGCGAGGGTCCGGCCTGGGATGCATGGTTGCCTACGTACTGGGCATTACGAACATCGACCCCATCGAGTACGGACTGCTTTTCGAACGCTTCCTGAATCCCGAGCGCGTCAGCATGCCCGACATCGACATCGACCTCGCGGACCGCGAACGCGACAAGGTCATCAACTACGTAGTGGAGAAATACGGCAAGAACAGCGTAGCCCAGATCATCACCTTCGGCACCATGGGGGCCAAGGCGGCGATCCGCGACGTGGGCCGCGTCCTCGGCATGTCCTACGGCGACGTGGACCGCGTGGCCAAGCTGGTGCCCGGCGAACTGAAGATCACCCTCGACCGGGCTATCGACCAGGTCCCGGAACTTAAGCAGATGGCCGACGGCGGCGGAACGGAAGGCCAGCTGATCCAATACGCCAGGACCCTGGAAGGCCTGGCCCGCCACGCGTCCGTCCACGCGGCGGGGGTGGTGATCACGCCGGGCGAACTGACCGACTACGTGCCGCTGTACAAGCCGAGTAACAAGGATACGATCGTCACCCAGTATCCCGGCGAGCTCATGGAGGACATCGGCCTGCCCAAGATGGACTTCCTGGGCCTGCAGAACCTGTCCGTCATCCAGGACGCCCTCGCGATCATCAAGGACACGACGGGCGACGAGATCGAGCTGGACGACATCCCCCTGGACGACGCGAAGACCCTGGACCTGTTCCGCAGGGGCGAGACCACGGGGATCTTCCAGTTTCACAGCGGGTGGCTCCACGAATTCCTGCGGCGGCTCCGGCCGGACGGCGTCGACGACCTGATCGCCATGAACGCGCTCTGCCGGCCCGGCCCCCTGAACGGCGGGGTCGTGGACGACTACATCGACCGCAAGCACGGGCGCAAGGAAGTCACCTATCACCACGCCGTGATGGAAACGGCCCTGAAGGAGACGTACGGCCTCATCGTCTATCAGGAGCAGGCGATGCAGATCGCCCGCGACATGGCGGGTTATACCCTGGGCCGCGCCGATTTCCTCCGGAAGGCCATGGCCAAGAAGCAACCCGAAGTCATGGCCGAAGAACGGCGGAATTTCGTCGACGGCGCGGTGGAGAACGGCATAGAGAGGGGCATCGCGGAAGAGGTCTTCGGCCTTATCGAGTACTTCGGCGGCTACGCCTTCAACAAGAGCCACTCGGCGGGTTATGCCGTACTCGCCTTCCAGGAGGCCTATCTGAAGGTGCACTACCCGGTGCCCTTCATGGCGGCGCTGCTGTCGAACACGATGTCCAATACCGAGGAAATCGTCGTACTGATCAACGAATGCCGGAAGATGGGCATCGAGGTGTTGCCGCCCGACGTCAACAGAAGCGACAAGACCTTCGTCGTGGAAGGCCGCTCGATCCGGTTCGGGCTGTGCGCCATAAAGAACGTGGGGCAGTCCGCGGTGGAATCCATTGTCGAGGCGAGGAAGGAACATGGCACCTTCGAGGATGTGTTCGGGCTCTGCGAGCACATCGACCTGCGGCTGGTCAACAAGCGGGTGCTCGAGTCGCTGATCCAGGCCGGCGCCTGCGACAGCCTGGAGGGGCACCGGGCGCAGCTCATGGACGTGCTCGATTCGGTCATCGAAGGGGCGCAGACCCGCCAGCAAGCCCGGGATAAGGGACAGACCTCCCTGTTCGACCTCGACGGCATGGGAGGCAGCGCCGGGCTGGAAGTTCACAAGCCCGTGCTGCCGATGATCCCCCGGTGGGCGGCAAGCGAGGAACTGGGCCTCGAGAAGGAACTGCTCGGATTCTACGTGACGGGACACCCGCTGAAGGAATACGAGGAAGACCTCCGGGCGTTCACGACGGCGGAGATGCGGCGCCTCGAACTCGCCAACGGCCGGCAGGACAGCGTCGTGGTCGGTGGTATCGTGACCGAGATCAAGCCCATCGTGGACCGAAACGGCAAGACCATGGCCTTCGTCACGCTCGAGGATTTCTCCGGGGCCGGCGAAGTGCTTGTCTTTTCTGAACCATACGCCCTGTACCGCGATCTTGTTTCGATCGACGCGCTGATCCTCGTGAACGGTCACCTTTCGAAAAAAGAAGAGGACAACAAGGTCATCGCTTCCGAGATCATCGCGTTGACGGATGCCCGGGACCGGCTGGCAAGGTCCGTCGTGGTGTCCATGGAGTACGAACAGGTCGGGGATGAAAACCTCGCGTCGCTCAAGGACGTGCTGGAGACCTATCCGGGCAAATGCGACGTGGTGCTCGAAGTGTCGACGGCCGATCACGGAGAGATCGGCGTAAGGGCGGGGAATCACATACAGGTCAGACCCACGGACGAGTTGCTCAAGACGCTGCGGGAATCGACCGGCGCGAAACGAGTCCGGCTGGCCGGCGCGCCCGCGCACAGCGGTGAAAGCGGATGGAAACCGGTGGAGATGAACGGCAGGAAACGGAACGGCCGCGGCCGCTGGAACGGGGACGGACGCGGTACCGGGAAATAG
- a CDS encoding c-type cytochrome, with amino-acid sequence MPLCFLVLFLARPAFADQVDGANPVAGTRPLDGAKLYEQACSACHGSDGRGRTIEELGFELELPDFTDCEFASREPDPDWHAVIHEGGPVRAFDRMMPAFGDALTDEEIYAILGHVRTFCTNDNWPRGEFNVPKPLFTEKAFPEDETVFNLTLDTDDSKAVMIEPLYEKRFGPRGMIEVKVPFGRRNAERDDGTNLGFGDVSLGYKYALYHALERGNALSAGGEVILPTGNEDEGFGSGSTKLEPYLAFVQLMPCDAFFQAQALGEFAVSGTAEDEVAVRALIGRTFTEGEFGRAWSPMVEVLAWRALDAGSDVTLDLVPQLQVALNTRQHILFNVGVRLPVANRQDRKAQIVMYLLWDWFDGGFRDGW; translated from the coding sequence GTGCCGCTCTGTTTTCTAGTTCTCTTTCTGGCGCGTCCTGCCTTCGCCGACCAGGTAGACGGGGCCAACCCCGTTGCCGGGACCAGACCATTAGACGGAGCCAAGCTCTATGAACAAGCCTGCTCGGCCTGTCACGGTTCGGACGGCAGGGGCCGGACAATCGAAGAACTTGGTTTCGAGCTTGAGCTTCCGGACTTTACGGACTGCGAATTTGCGTCCCGCGAACCCGATCCCGACTGGCACGCCGTGATCCATGAAGGCGGGCCGGTGCGGGCCTTCGACCGCATGATGCCTGCCTTCGGGGATGCCCTGACGGACGAGGAAATCTACGCCATCCTCGGGCACGTCCGCACTTTCTGCACCAACGATAACTGGCCCCGCGGCGAATTCAACGTTCCGAAGCCCCTGTTTACCGAAAAGGCCTTTCCCGAAGACGAGACTGTTTTCAACCTGACGCTGGACACGGACGACAGCAAGGCCGTGATGATAGAGCCGTTATACGAAAAGCGATTCGGCCCTCGCGGCATGATCGAGGTGAAAGTTCCCTTCGGCCGACGCAATGCCGAGCGGGACGACGGTACCAACCTGGGCTTCGGAGACGTTTCCCTTGGATATAAGTATGCCCTGTACCACGCGCTGGAGCGCGGCAATGCGTTGAGTGCAGGCGGTGAAGTCATCCTGCCTACCGGCAACGAAGATGAAGGTTTCGGTTCGGGCTCCACCAAACTGGAGCCCTATCTGGCCTTCGTCCAGCTGATGCCCTGCGATGCCTTTTTCCAGGCCCAGGCGCTGGGGGAGTTTGCCGTGAGCGGTACCGCCGAGGATGAGGTAGCCGTCCGGGCGCTGATCGGCAGGACCTTCACGGAGGGTGAGTTCGGCCGGGCCTGGAGTCCCATGGTCGAGGTGCTGGCCTGGCGCGCACTGGATGCCGGTTCCGATGTCACGCTGGACCTTGTGCCACAACTGCAGGTGGCGCTCAATACGCGCCAGCACATACTTTTCAACGTAGGGGTGCGGTTACCGGTCGCCAACAGGCAGGACCGCAAGGCACAGATCGTCATGTACCTGCTCTGGGACTGGTTCGACGGAGGATTTCGCGATGGCTGGTAA
- a CDS encoding CehA/McbA family metallohydrolase: MASDGLISPFDIDDDGYFWLKGNLHSHTTNSDGKPSPQERLDGYVNQGYDFLCISDHYTITRIDTVSAPDDFVLVQGAEIHPENPFGGQTHHFLAYNIDEDMDSKRMPPQHVIDEVRRQGGSIWLAHPHWSSVNILRDTLPLDGLAGIEVFNTTCRCAGRGESSVHWDDWMDLLGRTIPALSNDDSHALETDNKDTYGGWNMVKVRERSAEAIIDALERGCAYVSSGPEIRDIQLHRIDDRGDGNPIVEASIRCSEAQRIIAVFDSYGTEHRPKDGSTFEEATFTLRPNARWVRFEIIAPDGTKAWSNPMDLESVGR; the protein is encoded by the coding sequence ATGGCGAGCGACGGGCTGATCAGCCCCTTCGACATCGATGACGACGGGTACTTCTGGCTCAAGGGCAACCTCCATTCCCATACCACCAATTCCGACGGAAAGCCGTCCCCCCAGGAGCGGCTGGACGGTTACGTCAACCAGGGATACGACTTCCTCTGTATCTCCGATCACTACACGATCACCCGGATCGATACGGTAAGCGCGCCGGACGATTTCGTGCTGGTACAGGGCGCGGAGATCCATCCGGAAAACCCCTTCGGAGGCCAGACCCACCATTTCCTTGCGTACAACATCGACGAGGACATGGACTCGAAGCGCATGCCGCCGCAGCACGTGATCGATGAAGTCAGGCGGCAGGGCGGCTCGATCTGGCTTGCCCATCCCCACTGGAGTTCGGTCAACATCCTCCGGGATACTCTTCCCCTGGACGGCCTGGCCGGTATCGAGGTTTTCAATACCACCTGCCGCTGCGCCGGACGGGGGGAGTCTTCCGTGCACTGGGACGACTGGATGGACCTCCTGGGCCGCACGATACCGGCCCTGTCCAACGACGATTCCCACGCCCTCGAAACGGACAATAAGGACACCTACGGGGGCTGGAACATGGTGAAGGTCAGGGAACGCTCGGCAGAAGCGATCATCGACGCGCTGGAACGGGGCTGCGCCTACGTGAGCTCGGGACCAGAGATCCGGGATATCCAGCTTCACCGGATCGATGATCGGGGAGACGGGAACCCTATCGTGGAGGCGAGTATACGGTGCTCCGAGGCACAGCGCATCATTGCCGTGTTCGATTCCTACGGAACGGAGCACCGGCCAAAGGACGGCAGTACCTTCGAAGAGGCCACGTTTACCCTACGGCCTAACGCGCGCTGGGTCCGATTCGAGATCATCGCGCCGGACGGCACGAAGGCGTGGTCGAACCCGATGGACCTGGAGAGCGTCGGGCGGTAG
- a CDS encoding calcineurin-like phosphoesterase family protein — protein sequence MDPSLKMNPGLKAILDEADQSSSRSKDREALTRRAFLKQAAFAAAAMAAPFPILADPYAPQTGSNAPAGAQPVRPVRPVRVSGRVTAGRASLAGVAVTDGLTVTATDADGRFELVSNTLQSFVSISTPDGYAIAQNPSGTASFYRPITADESGEMAARFELAALDGSDEHHGFLVLSDPQTQDAYEMGLFHAETVPDVQETATALSGRRLFGVGCGDIMFDDLTLYPEYERGVGQMGMPFFQVVGNHDLDFGPTDDGSIRTFCRHFGPNYYSFDRGEVHYIVLDNVFWHGQGYIGYVTDDQLNWLAQDLALVEAGRTVAVFNHIPQYTTRHIRTGDGSPSISSTTVNRERMYQLLEPYRAHVFSGHVHEHEHIFEGGLHEIVQGTVCGAWWSGPICWDGTPSGYGVYEVDGSDIRWRYKSTGLGEDHQMRVYLRGADPGAPNEIVANVWDWEPDWQVVWYEDGMRRGAMARRPGTDPLSESIHRGADLPERRPWVDPVPTNHLFYAPVSPDAGKVVVEATDRFGRTYTEELG from the coding sequence ATGGACCCGAGCCTTAAGATGAACCCCGGCCTTAAAGCGATTCTAGATGAAGCAGACCAATCATCGAGCCGTTCCAAAGACCGGGAAGCCCTGACCCGACGCGCCTTTCTCAAGCAGGCGGCCTTCGCGGCCGCGGCGATGGCGGCGCCCTTTCCCATACTTGCGGACCCGTACGCGCCGCAGACCGGGAGTAACGCGCCGGCCGGCGCGCAGCCGGTCCGCCCGGTCCGCCCGGTCCGTGTCTCCGGACGTGTCACCGCCGGCCGCGCGAGTCTGGCCGGAGTCGCGGTCACGGACGGGTTGACGGTCACGGCAACAGACGCGGACGGACGGTTCGAACTCGTTTCAAATACGCTTCAATCTTTCGTTTCGATCTCCACGCCCGATGGATACGCCATAGCGCAGAACCCAAGCGGCACGGCCTCCTTCTACCGGCCAATCACGGCGGACGAGTCGGGGGAGATGGCCGCGCGCTTCGAACTCGCGGCCCTGGACGGATCGGATGAACATCACGGATTCCTGGTCCTGTCCGACCCCCAGACCCAGGATGCCTACGAAATGGGCCTCTTCCACGCGGAGACGGTCCCCGACGTGCAGGAGACCGCCACCGCGCTGTCCGGCCGCCGGCTGTTCGGCGTGGGCTGCGGGGATATCATGTTCGACGACCTGACCCTGTACCCCGAATACGAACGGGGCGTGGGTCAAATGGGCATGCCTTTCTTCCAGGTCGTAGGCAACCACGACCTGGACTTCGGTCCGACCGACGACGGATCCATTCGCACGTTCTGCCGCCATTTCGGCCCCAACTACTATTCCTTCGACCGGGGAGAAGTCCACTACATCGTGCTGGACAACGTGTTCTGGCACGGTCAGGGCTACATCGGTTACGTGACCGACGATCAGCTCAACTGGCTCGCCCAGGACCTTGCGCTGGTGGAAGCCGGAAGGACCGTGGCGGTGTTCAACCACATCCCCCAGTACACCACGCGACACATCCGAACCGGTGACGGCAGTCCGTCCATTTCGTCCACGACCGTGAACCGCGAGCGCATGTACCAACTGCTCGAGCCCTACCGGGCCCACGTTTTTTCCGGCCACGTGCACGAACACGAGCACATCTTCGAAGGCGGGTTGCACGAGATCGTCCAGGGCACGGTCTGCGGCGCCTGGTGGAGCGGCCCCATCTGCTGGGACGGGACGCCCAGCGGGTACGGCGTCTACGAGGTCGACGGTTCGGATATCCGATGGCGCTACAAGTCCACGGGGCTGGGTGAAGACCACCAGATGCGGGTCTATCTCCGCGGCGCCGATCCGGGGGCGCCGAACGAGATCGTGGCGAACGTCTGGGACTGGGAGCCCGATTGGCAAGTTGTCTGGTACGAAGACGGCATGCGGAGAGGCGCCATGGCTCGCCGGCCGGGCACCGATCCGCTTTCGGAGTCCATCCACCGGGGGGCCGACCTGCCCGAACGCCGTCCCTGGGTGGATCCGGTCCCCACGAATCACCTGTTCTACGCGCCCGTGTCACCGGACGCCGGGAAGGTGGTGGTCGAGGCCACGGACCGCTTCGGCAGGACGTACACTGAAGAACTGGGCTAA
- a CDS encoding DUF3830 family protein: MPRRIRLSFVNEDVSVEAEMLEDEAPRTCQAVWDALPLVEEGIHAVYSGSEIAYFLSEDMVIPPENLTSCTLPGDICYYRLESGLMHGLLDGITELCWFDGRDGRPNMPDGPVSVNLFARMVGDASEFFEVCYRIRREGMKRVRIEQVV, encoded by the coding sequence ATGCCGCGCAGGATTCGATTGTCCTTTGTCAACGAAGACGTTTCCGTCGAAGCCGAAATGCTCGAGGACGAGGCCCCGAGGACCTGCCAGGCCGTATGGGACGCCCTGCCCCTGGTGGAGGAGGGCATTCACGCCGTGTACTCCGGCAGCGAAATCGCCTACTTCCTGTCCGAGGACATGGTCATCCCACCCGAGAACCTGACGAGCTGCACATTGCCCGGCGATATCTGCTACTACCGCCTGGAATCGGGCCTGATGCACGGATTGCTGGACGGCATCACTGAACTGTGCTGGTTCGACGGAAGGGACGGCCGCCCCAACATGCCGGACGGCCCGGTCTCGGTGAACCTTTTCGCCCGGATGGTCGGAGACGCCAGTGAATTCTTCGAGGTGTGCTACCGCATTCGGCGGGAAGGGATGAAACGCGTTCGGATCGAACAGGTCGTTTGA
- a CDS encoding Ig-like domain-containing protein, translating into MITTRFAILVIAGGLWAAGCGGGDSPTSPTPTSPSPPPPPPPPPPAPTVSVVEVSPNMATLEVGRTQRFVATAKASDGTVISGVDFAWSSSNTAIATINNNGVATAVAAGTATIRATGNGVSSAAVTITVTVAAVSRITIAPSSTQVLMIGEMVTFTATARTAGGVVRDDVSVSWESSDLTVVTITSAGVATAIGAGMATVRATADGIWSAPVTINVAEPPPPEPVVATVTVSPAEAMVEVDATQQFEAKALTSDGMEVPDVEFTWSSSDDMVATVDSDGLATGVGSGEAMITATADSISGMATLTVTEPPPPEPVVASVEIVDAMPVMLEIGDTHQLMAVARTSDGTMVSEVVFAWSSDDNEVATVDSTGLVTAVGAGMATITAMTEEITSEPVTVTVAEPPPVVDRVVVEPSTASIEEGETRRFTAKAYTSDNDAISGKTFTWTSSRPSVATISSSGLARGVNAGTTTIEASVDGKSDTATLRVTAPPPPPPPPPPPPPPMLRSRTATISGAYSAAGRVTLSEVAGGQLKLTINGLNSTAPDTWLALSENASISWSRSQNLPSTARSFGAVSNGNFTRTFTPPSGKDIDSYDYVILYCRAFNLLISSNSFSN; encoded by the coding sequence ATGATAACGACTCGTTTTGCCATACTGGTGATCGCAGGCGGCCTCTGGGCCGCGGGTTGCGGCGGCGGCGATTCACCGACAAGTCCGACACCTACCTCACCATCCCCTCCACCTCCACCGCCACCTCCGCCACCTGCACCGACGGTCTCCGTAGTCGAAGTCAGCCCGAACATGGCGACGCTGGAGGTGGGCAGGACCCAACGGTTTGTCGCGACCGCCAAAGCTTCCGACGGCACCGTGATCAGCGGGGTCGATTTTGCCTGGTCGAGCAGCAATACCGCCATAGCTACCATCAATAACAACGGGGTTGCCACGGCCGTGGCCGCAGGAACGGCCACCATCCGGGCGACGGGCAACGGCGTCTCGAGCGCGGCGGTAACGATTACGGTCACTGTGGCTGCCGTATCCCGTATCACGATCGCTCCTTCATCGACCCAGGTGTTGATGATAGGGGAAATGGTCACCTTCACGGCAACAGCCCGGACGGCGGGAGGCGTTGTGCGCGATGACGTAAGTGTCTCATGGGAGAGCAGCGACCTCACCGTAGTGACCATAACTTCCGCCGGTGTGGCCACGGCCATCGGCGCCGGTATGGCGACGGTCCGCGCTACGGCGGACGGAATCTGGAGTGCCCCGGTAACGATCAACGTGGCCGAACCGCCGCCGCCAGAACCGGTAGTGGCGACGGTGACGGTGAGTCCGGCTGAAGCGATGGTCGAGGTAGATGCGACACAGCAGTTCGAGGCGAAGGCACTGACGTCAGACGGTATGGAAGTCCCGGACGTGGAGTTCACCTGGTCGAGCTCGGATGATATGGTGGCGACGGTCGATTCGGACGGTCTGGCGACGGGTGTCGGATCTGGCGAAGCGATGATCACGGCCACCGCGGACAGTATATCGGGCATGGCAACGTTGACGGTGACTGAACCGCCGCCGCCCGAGCCCGTAGTAGCCAGCGTCGAGATTGTTGATGCCATGCCGGTGATGCTCGAGATCGGTGATACGCATCAGCTTATGGCCGTAGCCCGAACTTCAGACGGGACCATGGTCAGTGAGGTGGTTTTTGCGTGGTCGAGCGACGACAACGAGGTAGCGACCGTTGATTCGACCGGGCTGGTTACCGCGGTCGGAGCAGGCATGGCAACAATTACCGCCATGACAGAAGAAATCACTTCCGAACCGGTGACTGTCACGGTTGCCGAACCTCCTCCTGTAGTAGACAGGGTAGTCGTGGAACCATCAACTGCGTCAATTGAGGAAGGTGAGACGCGGCGATTTACAGCCAAAGCCTATACTTCGGACAATGATGCCATATCCGGCAAGACCTTTACATGGACGAGTAGCCGGCCTTCAGTGGCGACCATAAGTTCATCCGGTTTGGCGAGGGGTGTGAATGCCGGCACCACAACTATTGAAGCATCCGTTGACGGCAAGTCCGACACGGCAACGCTGAGGGTGACGGCGCCGCCTCCACCGCCACCTCCACCTCCACCGCCGCCACCGCCGATGTTGAGAAGCCGTACCGCGACGATTTCGGGCGCTTATTCGGCTGCTGGAAGAGTAACACTAAGTGAAGTTGCCGGCGGGCAACTCAAGCTGACAATAAACGGTCTAAATAGCACCGCGCCTGATACGTGGTTGGCACTTTCAGAGAATGCAAGCATTAGCTGGAGTAGGAGTCAAAATCTACCCAGTACAGCGCGTAGTTTCGGTGCGGTTTCAAATGGGAATTTTACGAGAACGTTTACACCTCCATCGGGCAAGGATATCGACTCATACGACTATGTCATTCTCTATTGTAGGGCGTTCAACCTGCTAATCTCCTCGAATTCCTTTAGTAACTAG